The following are from one region of the Apostichopus japonicus isolate 1M-3 chromosome 17, ASM3797524v1, whole genome shotgun sequence genome:
- the LOC139985097 gene encoding uncharacterized protein produces MTHALHIMIQRQHRSEALLLVVLLVAPSYTFADDCMSGQFDAITRTSDGKTYAFKNERVIQLNDAGTDVASGYPKRICEVFPGLPTNLDAAVYWPNGKTYFFKGNQYWRTSGTTVDNGYPLIIACGWPGLPDDIDAAVVWGRNRKGYFFKGTQYWRFNPDNDSTERGYIDTNTHWPGYNQGTVDAAIQWSNGRTFLFKDELYWLYNDANDLVDSGYPLWTTKHWLGCPTNGPTVSM; encoded by the exons ATGACCCACGCGCTGCACATCATGATCCAACGTCAACACCGAAGCGAGGCGCTCCTTCTTGTGGTGCTGCTCGTAGCACCATCATACACATTTGCAG ATGATTGTATGTCTGGACAATTCGATGCAATAACAAGAACCTCTGATGGAAAGACGTACGCATTCAAGAATGAAAGAGTGATTCAGTTGAACGACGCAGGTACGGATGTTGCCTCTGGGTATCCTAAACGCATATGTGAGGTCTTTCCCGGTCTTCCAACAAATCTCGACGCTGCAGTTTACTGGCCTAATGGTAAAACATACTTCTTTAAG GGAAATCAATACTGGCGTACATCTGGAACCACAGTAGATAACGGTTACCCCTTAATAATTGCATGTGGGTGGCCAGGACTACCAGACGACATTGACGCGGCCGTCGTTTGGGGAAGAAATCGCAAGGGATATTTCTTCAAAG GAACACAGTATTGGCGATTCAATCCTGACAACGACAGCACAGAAAGAGGTTACATAGATACCAATACTCATTGGCCGGGGTATAATCAAGGTACTGTAGATGCTGCCATTCAGTGGAGTAATGGTCGCACGTTCCTCTTCAAGGATGAACTCTACTGGCTTTATAACGATGCTAATGATTTAGTTGACTCTGGCTATCCATTGTGGACTACAAAGCATTGGTTGGGATGTCCAACCAACGGACCAACGGTTTCGATGTAG